The Dioscorea cayenensis subsp. rotundata cultivar TDr96_F1 chromosome 19, TDr96_F1_v2_PseudoChromosome.rev07_lg8_w22 25.fasta, whole genome shotgun sequence genome includes a window with the following:
- the LOC120249447 gene encoding putative E3 ubiquitin-protein ligase LIN-2, whose protein sequence is MTSLEELLTDDDFKKGRLRQGPGRNLKPVSMPLYTATNQNPPYRHDKNPSKLSRRSNSSVTDAVRRPPDPALLFRPAGVIKIDGFDERERDDESGDGFSDMVQEVDTRYDQKNDRNPALAIDEAATRAIVSILAGYIRMFFKDDNFRASLRHSCLSWLQSCRDGHEDDRPVTNLENAIKAVERAVEGVPDPKDIKRASLKLSLMAGLSSEDMKKNGYTSGIPNSHLSACSHLYLSFIYKLQKKDKVSAKHLLQVFCDAPNQARTELLPAIWSHLLFPHLCHLKVWYEKETEAIARSPGRKKRLQVLDSVYSSALDEGTYKFATYYKEWLMEEKENPDLPIIDVPNYPEEASPVPSDPAPSQPIVSKRLYDNVFSHSNKITVIEEVEEEEEEDDDDKEEVTLEKHNTVEERTTPEIEDKDKNSGEDIGVVEQDMCAPSNGSHQHKSSSLNIPEEKELIVECEDVRSYPSTKHPHPVPQVKDHELALKKLAKAVFQHHFNDVDDFTMPYPQQHPEHDLQQGNQSKGTKNGVKKNAVASTTNSGTEPFGCHEGIDQGSFFSSIPKEFMCPLTGHLFKDPVTLESGQTFERTAIEEWFKQGGKTCPVTSRALQSLSVPDTNFVLKRLINGWKSEHCRNLLVLATQIAGNFVKDHKSKDEAALFIIEQLLTGFDTEERKENARHLISLGGMHFLTRRLELGNLEEKICVVSLLLLCIEADGSCRSFLSVNIRGPWILELLHSKKTNSRANAVKLMIELICLDRRLAIGSFLNGLHTQAIVNTMHVLLVYLQTSLPSERALVAVLLLHLDLMVEPRRYSIYREEAADGIIAALECSIYEGKLTENSRRALLMLGGHFSSSGEILTEDYLLKQAGCYTNPINASVDYDDEIDEIISKDEEKAREEWSNNVALVLVSNGKRSLLDTLARCLASKNSGIVRVCLIVVAWLSHALSSLSAAGFELSKFIDVVPLLKECMKNDSNMENRVFASISLLNLSKISECRVLLRSFAKEMIIPLENLMEVTWTAEQLYTAMFGHN, encoded by the exons ATGACATCTTTGGAAGAACTCTTGACGGATGATGACTTCAAGAAGGGAAGGCTCCGGCAAGGCCCTGGCCGCAATCTGAAGCCTGTCAGCATGCCACTTTACACTGCCACCAACCAAAACCCTCCCTACCGCCATGACAAAAACCCCTCCAAGCTTTCCCGGCGCTCCAACTCAAGTGTCACTGATGCTGTCAGACGCCCACCGGATCCTGCTCTGCTCTTCCGCCCTGCTGGTGTCATCAAGATTGATGGTTTTGATGAACGGGAGAGagatgatgagtctggtgatggATTCTCTGACATGGTACAGGAAGTGGACACAAGATATGACCAGAAGAATGATAGAAATCCAGCTCTGGCGATTGACGAAGCAGCCACTCGAGCTATTGTCTCTATTCTTGCTGGCTATATTAGAATGTTCTTCAAAGATGATAACTTCAGAGCATCATTACGTCACAGTTGCCTCTCATGGCTACAATCATGTAGAGATGGCCACGAAGATGATAGGCCAGTGACTAACCTTGAAAACGCCATAAAAGCTGTAGAAAGAGCAGTGGAAGGAGTCCCGGATCCAAAGGACATAAAGAGAGCTTCTCTGAAGCTTAGTCTGATGGCAGGGTTGAGCTCAGAGGACATGAAGAAGAATGGATATACTTCTGGGATTCCAAACTCTCATCTTTCAGCTTGTTCCCATCTTTATCTAAGCTTTATTTATAAGCTCCAGAAGAAGGATAAGGTTTCTGCCAAGCATCTCCTCCAAGTGTTCTGTGATGCACCTAATCAAGCAAGGACAGAGTTGTTGCCTGCTATATGGAGTCACCTTCTCTTCCCTCATCTATGTCATTTGAAGGTGTGGTATGAGAAGGAGACCGAAGCAATAGCAAGAAGTCCAGGCCGAAAGAAGAGGTTGCAGGTGCTGGACAGTGTGTATAGCAGTGCATTGGATGAAGGTACTTACAAGTTTGCAACATATTATAAGGAATGGCTaatggaagagaaagaaaacccTGACCTTCCCATCATTGATGTGCCTAATTATCCTGAAGAAGCTAGTCCTGTTCCTTCTGATCCAGCTCCTTCTCAGCCTATAGTCAGCAAAAGATTATATGATAATGTTTTCAGCCATTCGAATAAAATAACAGTTATTGAGgaagtagaggaagaggaagaagaagatgatgacgacAAGGAAGAAGTGACATTAGAGAAGCATAACACTGTTGAGGAGAGAACCACCCCAGAGATTGAAGACAAAGATAAGAATTCAGGAGAGGATATAGGCGTTGTAGAACAAGACATGTGCGCACCTTCTAATGGGAGTCATCAG CATAAATCAAGCAGTCTGAATATTCCTGAGGAGAAAGAACTCATTGTTGAATGTGAGGATGTTAGATCATATCCTTCAACTAAACACCCTCATCCTGTTCCACAGGTAAAGGACCATGAACTTGCTTTGAAAAAGCTTGCAAAAGCTGTGTTTCAGCATCACTTCAATGATGTAGATGATTTCACAATGCCATATCCACAGCAACATCCAGAGCATGATCTCCAACAGGGCAAT CAATCCAAGGGAACAAAAAATGGTGTGAAAAAAAATGCAGTGGCATCCACAACAAATTCTGG CACAGAGCCATTTGGGTGCCATGAAGGTATAGACCAGGGGTCCTTCTTCTCCAGCATTCCAAAAGAGTTCATGTGCCCCTTGACAGGCCATTTGTTTAAAGATCCTGTGACACTGGAGTCAGGGCAGACCTTTGAGAGAACAGCCATTGAAGAATGGTTCAAACAAGGGGGAAAAACATGTCCTGTCACCAGTCGGGCACTTCAATCTCTGTCTGTGCCAGATACTAATTTTGTACTGAAACGCCTGATCAATGGCTGGAAATCAGAGCATTGCCGAAATCTCCTAGTTTTGGCCACACAAATTGCAGGCAATTTTGTGAAAGATCACAAATCCAAAGATGAAGCTGCTTTGTTCATCATAGAGCAACTACTCACTGGTTTTGACActgaagaaagaaaggaaaatgcTAGACACCTTATTTCTCTAGGAGGCATGCATTTCCTCACCAGGAGGCTTGAATTGGGGAATTTAGAAGAAAAGATCTGTGTAGTTTCCCTTCTGCTGTTATGTATTGAGGCAGATGGGAGTTGCAGGAGCTTCTTGTCTGTGAATATAAGAGGACCATGGATTCTTGAGCTTCTGCACAGTAAGAAAACCAATTCAAGAGCTAATGCAGTAAAGCTGATGATTGAGCTGATTTGTCTGGACAG AAGGTTAGCAATCGGATCATTCTTAAACGGCCTGCACACACAGGCAATTGTGAACACAATGCATGTTCTACTTGTGTACCTTCAAACCTCCCTACCATCAGAAAGAGCACTTGTTGCGGTCTTGCTCCTCCATTTAGATCTTATG GTCGAGCCTCGAAGATATAGCATATACAGAGAAGAGGCAGCAGATGGCATAATAGCGGCTCTTGAGTGCAGCATATATGAAGGAAAACTTACAGAAAATTCTCGTAGAGCTCTTCTCATGTTGGGgggccatttttcttcatctgGGGAGATACTGACAGAGGATTATTTGCTAAAACAAGCAGGATGTTACACCAATCCTATCAATGCTTCAGTTGATTATGATGATGAAATTGATGAAATCATATCAAAG GATGAAGAAAAGGCAAGGGAAGAGTGGTCCAACAATGTAGCTTTAGTTCTTGTAAGTAATGGAAAGAGATCCTTACTGGATACATTGGCCAGATGCTTGGCTTCTAAGAACTCTGGAATTGTGAGAGTGTGCTTGATAGTAGTTGCATGGCTGAGTCATGCATTGTCATCCCTGTCTGCTGCTGGCTTTGAACTCTCTAAATTTATTGATGTTGTTCCTCTGCTCAAAGAATGCATGAAAAATGACAGCAATATGGAGAACAGAGTCTTTGCATCAATATCACTTCTCAATCTGAGCAAAATTTCAG AATGTAGAGTCTTACTAAGATCATTTGCAAAGGAGATGATTATTCCTCTCGAAAACCTCATGGAGGTAACTTGGACAGCTGAGCAACTTTACACTGCCATGTTTGGACATAATTAG
- the LOC120249448 gene encoding uncharacterized protein LOC120249448, whose product MAAVVSVGATSLLGFPKPNKCQGFPKSRPCSKLHDAFRLVDKIALQSKNRVPIVYASNTNSPNPDSGKGKGDNSSSSSDGPPLLTILAGVLVFLIVCWVIGSVVMWLVSLIVNVPPS is encoded by the exons ATGGCGGCAGTTGTATCGGTTGGCGCCACCTCCCTCCTAGGGTTTCCAAAACCCAACAAATGTCAAGGATTCCCAAAATCTCGCCCATGCTCTAAGCTTCATGATGCGTTTAG aCTTGTTGATAAAATTGCCTTGCAGTCAAAAAATAGAGTGCCAATAGTGTATGCTTCTAACACCAATAGTCCAAATCCTGATTCTGGAAAGGGCAAAGGCGATAACAGCAGCTCAAGCAGTGATGGCCCTCCACTTCTCACCATATTGGCAGGTGTTCTGGTCTTTCTCATTGTATGTTGGGTGATTGGTTCAGTTGTTATGTGGCTTGTTAGTTTAATTGTTAATGTACCACCATCTTAA